A part of Bacillus rossius redtenbacheri isolate Brsri chromosome 1, Brsri_v3, whole genome shotgun sequence genomic DNA contains:
- the LOC134528187 gene encoding cuticle protein 1-like, with amino-acid sequence MYKSLVVIAAAVCAVIAQADRYPAGVNPALCPNFPICDNTLLASQGAGGPAPYNSYNNGAYNPAAYNNGAYNNGAYNSGAYNSGAYNAAPAPAAGYPAGVNPASCPNYPYCGAAGPAAVAPLPGYTSRQYPAGVNSGSCPNYPYCN; translated from the exons ATGTACAAGAGTCTG GTCGTCATTGCCGCCGCGGTGTGCGCTGTCATCGCTCAGGCCGACAGGTACCCGGCTGGCGTCAACCCCGCCCTCTGCCCCAACTTCCCCATCTGCGACAACACGCTGCTTGCCTCCCAGGGAGCTGGCGGCCCCGCCCCCTACAACTCCTACAACAACGGAGCTTACAACCCCGCCGCCTACAACAACGGAGCTTACAACAACGGAGCTTATAACAGCGGAGCTTACAACAGCGGAGCTTACAACGCCGCCCCCGCACCCGCCGCCGGCTACCCTGCGGGCGTGAACCCCGCCTCCTGCCCCAACTACCCGTACTGTGGCGCCGCTGGCCCCGCCGCCGTAGCGCCCCTGCCCGGGTACACCAGCCGCCAGTACCCCGCTGGAGTGAACTCCGGCTCCTGCCCCAACTACCCCTACTGCAACTAG